The following coding sequences lie in one Rana temporaria unplaced genomic scaffold, aRanTem1.1, whole genome shotgun sequence genomic window:
- the LOC120922175 gene encoding sporozoite surface protein 2-like: LKTETLFIHREKNPTKPKNHQTHREKNPTKPKNHQTHREKNPTKPKNHQTHREKNPTKPKNHHQTHREKNPTKPKNHQTHREKNPTKPKNHHQTHREKNPTKPKNHQTHREKNPTKPKNHQTHREKNPTKPKNNHQTHREKNPTKPKNNHQTHREKNPTKPKNHQTHREKNPTKPKNQQTHREKNPTKPKNHQTHREKNPTKPKNHQTHREKNPTKPKNHHQTHREKNPTKPKNHHQTHREKNPTKPKNHQTHREKNPTKPKNNHQTHREKNPTKPKNHHQTHREKNPTKPKNHQTHREKNPTKPKNHQTHREKNPTKPKNHQTHREKNPTKPKNHQTHRPKNE; the protein is encoded by the coding sequence CTAAAAACTGAAACGTTATTCATTCACCGGGAGAAGAATCCGACTAAACCAAAGAACCACCAAACTCACCGGGAGAAGAATCCGACTAAACCAAAGAACCACCAAACTCACCGGGAGAAGAATCCGACTAAACCAAAGAACCACCAAACTCACCGGGAGAAGAATCCGACTAAACCAAAGAACCACCACCAAACTCACCGGGAGAAGAATCCGACTAAACCAAAGAACCACCAAACTCACCGGGAGAAGAATCCGACTAAACCAAAGAACCACCACCAAACTCACCGGGAGAAGAATCCGACTAAACCAAAGAACCACCAAACTCACCGGGAGAAGAATCCGACTAAACCAAAGAACCACCAAACTCACCGGGAGAAGAATCCGACTAAACCAAAGAACAACCACCAAACTCACCGGGAGAAGAATCCGACTAAACCAAAGAACAACCACCAAACTCACCGGGAGAAGAATCCGACTAAACCAAAGAACCACCAAACTCACCGGGAGAAGAATCCGACTAAACCAAAGAACCAGCAAACTCACCGGGAGAAGAATCCAACTAAACCAAAGAACCACCAAACTCACCGGGAGAAGAATCCGACTAAACCAAAGAACCACCAAACTCACCGGGAGAAGAATCCAACTAAACCAAAGAACCACCACCAAACTCACCGGGAGAAGAATCCAACTAAACCAAAGAACCACCACCAAACTCACCGGGAGAAGAATCCGACTAAACCAAAGAACCATCAAACTCACCGGGAGAAGAATCCGACTAAACCAAAGAACAACCACCAAACTCACCGGGAGAAGAATCCGACTAAACCAAAGAACCACCACCAAACTCACCGGGAGAAAAATCCGACTAAACCAAAGAACCACCAAACTCACCGGGAGAAGAATCCGACTAAACCAAAGAACCACCAAACTCACCGGGAGAAGAATCCGACTAAACCAAAGAACCACCAAACTCACCGGGAGAAGAATCCGACTAAACCAAAGAACCACCAAACTCACCGCCCTAAAAACGAATAA